The Pseudomonas aeruginosa genome includes the window TGGCCGAGCTGTACCTGGGCGAACCGCAGATCACGTCCTACGACATCAGCCTGTCCGGCGGCAAGACTGACGAGCCGGCGCACAGTTGCGAGATCCGCAGTCCCTGGTTCGACATCGACCTGCAGGCCGAACCGGCCAAGGATGGCGGCTACCACTATCGTTATCGGGAAGTGCAGAAGACCAGTTGGCTCAACCACGACGAGATCAACAGCGCCGAGTTCGGCAAGCTGATCGAGCAGAGCCGCGGTTGCGTCGAGCAACTGCGCCTGGTGGTCAAGCTGGACAAGCGTCCCTGAGCGACCCGCGCCCGCTCCGGCGGGCGCGTCCAGCCGCACCAGCGGGCGATCCTTCTACTCGCCCGCGCAGCCCTCCAGGCCGAGCGCCTGTTCATAGAAACGCGCCATGCGCTCCGGGTCGGCGACGTACGCCAGCATTCCGCTGGCGAGCCTGTCGCCTACACCTGCCAATCGAGCCGCAGCCCGGATTCGAACGTACGCCTCTCCCCGCTCAGCGGGTCGTCGAAGCGCAGCCCCCTGGCCAGCAGCTTGAGCGGCCGCAGGTAGTCGTCGGGGCTGCCCTCGGCGTCCAGCAGCTCGGGATAGAACCCATCGTTCTGGATACCCGCGCCGAGTGCCGCAAGGTGCACGCGCAGCTGGTGCTTCTTGCCGGTCACCGGATACAGCCGGTAGCGCCACCAGCGGCCGTTGCGCTCGACGACCTCGATGCGCGTCTCGCTGTTCGGCTCGCCCTCGCCTTCGCGCATGCGGAAGAACGGCTCGCCGGGCACCAGGCGGGTCCTGCGCAGCAACGGGAAGTCCAGTTGCGGCAAGGCCGGAGCGATCGCTTCGTAGCACTTGTCGATGCGCCGCTCGCGGAACAGCGCCTGGTAGCGCCCGCGGCTGCCGGGATTGGTCGAGAACAGCACCAGCCCGGCGGTATGCCGGTCGATCCGGTGCAGCGGCACCAGGTCGCGATTGCCGGTGCTGCGGGCCAGCCGCGCCAGGAGCGTCTGCTCGACGTAGCCGCCGGCCGGCATCACCGGCAGGAAGTGCGGCTTGTCCGCCACCAGCAGATGCTCGTCGCGGTACAGGATGCGCGCCTCGAAAGGAATCGGTGCCTCCACCGGCAACTCGCGGAAGTAGTGCACACGCAGGCCTTCGCGATATGCCGCCTGCGGGCCCAGCGCACGCCCCTCGGCGTCCAGCACCCGGCCCCGCTGCATGCGCGCCAGCCAGGTGTCACGGTCGATGGCCGGGAAACGCGCGCAGAGACAGTCGAGCACGGTGCTCCAGGGACCGGCCGGCAGATGCAGGGTGCTGGCGCGGAGACTGGCATCGGGCAAGGAAGGAGACGACATGCGGCAACTCGGGAAGGACGGGCGACCATTAGGCCGCAGCGCGGCGCACAGGTCAAAGCACGCCGGGGCGAAACGAAGAAACCGCCCGAAGGCGGTTTCTTCCGTGACCCAGGGATCGAATCAGGCGGCGCTCGCCTTGCGCTCTTCCGCCTCGCAGGCGGCTGCGGTGAACAGCACGTCGGTCGAGGAGTTCAGCGCGGTCTCCGCGGAGTCCTGGAGGATCGCGATGATGAAGCCTACCGCCACCACCTGCATCGCCACCTCGCTGGGAATCCCGAACAGGCTGCAGGCCAGCGGGATCAGCAGCAGCGAACCGCCGGCCACGCCGGACGCGCCGCAGGCGCAGATCGACGCCACCACGCTGAGCAGGATCGCGGTCGGTACGTCCACGGCGATGCCCAGGGTATGCACCGCTGCCAGGGTCAGCACGGTGATGGTGATCGCCGCGCCAGCCATGTTGATGGTCGCGCCCAGCGGGATCGATACCGAATAGGTGTCTTCGTGCAGGCCCAGGCGCTCGCAGAGCTGCAGGTTGACCGGGATATTGGCTGCCGAGCTGCGGGTGAAGAACGCGGTCATGCCGCTTTCGCGCAGGCAGGTCAGCACCAGCGGATAGGGATTGCGGCGGATCTTCAGGAACACGATCAGCGGGTTGACCACGAAGGCCACGAACAGCATGCAGCCGAGCAACACCACCAGCAGGTGGGCATAGCCTTTCAGGGCCTCGACGCCGGACTCGGCGAAGGTCGAGGCGACCAGGCCGAAGATGCCCAGCGGGGCGAAGCGAATCACCACCTTGACGATCAGCGAGACGCCGTTGGACAGCTCGGAGAGCAGGTTGCGGGTGGTATCGCTGGCGTGGCGGAAAGCGATGCCGAGGCCGATGGCCCAGGCCAGGATGCCGATGAAGTTGGCCGAGATCAGGGCGTTGACCGGGTTGTCCACCACGCTCAGCAGCAGGGACTGGAGCACCTCGGCGATGCCGCCCGGAGGCGACATCTCGCCCGGATGGCTGGCCAGCACCAGGCTCGAGGGGAAGGCGAAGCTGGCGATCACCGCCACCACCGCGGCGCTGAAGGTGCCGACCAGGTACAGCAGCAGGATCGGCCGGATATGGGTCTGCTGGCCTTGCCTGTGGTTGGCGATGGATGCCATCACCAGGACGAACACCAGTACCGGCGCGACGGCCTTCAGCGCGGAAACGAAGACCTTGCCGATGAAGCCGACCTTGAGCGCGGCGGCCGGGAAGAAGCTGGCGAGCAGCAGGCCGGCGATCAGGCCGACGATGATCTGGCCCACCAGGCTGGTACGCGTCAGCAGATGAAGCAGGGGACGTTCAGGGTATGTCATGCAGATTTCTACTCTTATAGGTGTGTCGAAGGCCGGCCCAGGCAGCTTCCATGCCGAACGACCCTGTGCCGTTCCGCCCCCGCGAAGGGATGGTTCGAGCGAGCCGGGTAGTCTAGGGAAGGACGCGCAGCACCACAGGAAACACCGACCAGCGGATACCGGGCTCCCCCGCCACGGCCATCGAACCGGATCGGGACGGCGTGGATTCTAGCCGTGTCTGCGCTTTTTGGGGGCGTCCAATTCTGTCTGGATTCGGACATGTCGTCGCAGGCGCATTGCCAGCCGGGAGGCCGGAAACCCCTGTGAAAAGGAGGAAAAACGCGAAATTCGCTGTCTGCAGATAGCCAAAGCCCGCCATGAGGCGGGCTTCAGATGGGGGGCTAGTCCGTTAGCCATGGGTCCATGATTGACCCGTCACCGTGAAAATTTCGTGAAGATTACCAATCTTTTTCCTTCACATTTCCGCTGAATCCATTCACCGCTCGCCTCACTGGGTCGGGCTCAGTTCGCTCTCCTGGAAGCGCGGCGGCGGACGGCTGAAGCTGCGGGTCAGGTAGAACAGGTAGCCGAAGCCCAGTCCGGCCCAGATCAGCCCCATCACCAGCGAGGTGCTTTCCAGGTTGAGCCAGAGCACCGCGACGATGGCCGCGCCGAGCAATGGCAGGACCAGGTAGTGGAAATGCTCCTTGAGGCTGCGGTTGCGCCCGCCGCGCACATAGAAATGCACGATCACCGAGAGATTGACGAAGGTGAAGGCCACCAGGGCGCCGAAATTGATCAGCGCGGTCGCCGTCACCAGGTCGAAGGAGATCGCCGAGAGCGCCACCATGCCCACGATGAGCACGTTGATCGACGGCGTACGCCATTTCGGATGGACGAAGCCGAAGATCCGCTCCGGCAGCACGTTGTCCCGCCCCATCACGTACAGTAGGCGCGACACGCTGGCCTGGGAGGCCAGGCCCGACGCCAGGGTATTGATGAAGGTGGCGCAGAGGAAGATCGACTGGAACAGCTTGCCGCCGACGTACAGGGCGATTTCCGGCAGCGCCGCGTCGGGTTCCTTGAAGCGTACGTTGGTCGGGAAATAGGACTGCAGGAAATACGACACGGTGATGAAGATCACCCCGCCGTACAGCGCGGTGAGGAAGATCGCCCGCGGGATCACCCTGCCGGCGTCGCGGGTTTCCTCGGACAGCGTAGTCACCGCGTCGAAACCGAGGAAGGAAAAGCAGAGGATCGTCGCCCCCGCCACCATCGCCGAGAGATGCGCGTGCTCGGAGAAGAACGGCTGGGTACTGAGCACCGTGGCGGTCCCCTCCCCGTTGTTCAGGCCGTGAATCACCAGGCCGATGAAGACCACGATGATCGCCAGCTGGACCAGCACGAAGACGGTGTTGAAATTGGCGACCAGGTTCACGCTCTTGATGTTGATGAGGGTCATGATCAGCACGAACATCACCACCCAGATCCACGGGGCGACCTCGGGGAACAATGCGGTCAGGTAGATCTTCGCCAGCAGTGCGTTGATCATCGGCAGGAACAGGTAGTCCAGCAGCGACGACCAGCCGACCATGAAGCCGACATGGGGATTGATCGCCCGTTGCGCGTAGGTATAGGCCGAGCCTGCGGTGGGGAACTGGCGGACCAGCTTGCCGTAGCTGATCGCGGTGAACAGCACGCCGGCGAGGGCCAGCAGGTAGGCGGTGGGCACGTGTCCCTGGGAAATCCCGGATACGATGCCGAAGGTGTCGAAGACGGTCATCGGGGTCAGGTAGGCCAACCCGATCATGACGATCTGCCACAGCTTGAGGG containing:
- a CDS encoding RluA family pseudouridine synthase, which gives rise to MSSPSLPDASLRASTLHLPAGPWSTVLDCLCARFPAIDRDTWLARMQRGRVLDAEGRALGPQAAYREGLRVHYFRELPVEAPIPFEARILYRDEHLLVADKPHFLPVMPAGGYVEQTLLARLARSTGNRDLVPLHRIDRHTAGLVLFSTNPGSRGRYQALFRERRIDKCYEAIAPALPQLDFPLLRRTRLVPGEPFFRMREGEGEPNSETRIEVVERNGRWWRYRLYPVTGKKHQLRVHLAALGAGIQNDGFYPELLDAEGSPDDYLRPLKLLARGLRFDDPLSGERRTFESGLRLDWQV
- the sstT gene encoding serine/threonine transporter SstT; the encoded protein is MTYPERPLLHLLTRTSLVGQIIVGLIAGLLLASFFPAAALKVGFIGKVFVSALKAVAPVLVFVLVMASIANHRQGQQTHIRPILLLYLVGTFSAAVVAVIASFAFPSSLVLASHPGEMSPPGGIAEVLQSLLLSVVDNPVNALISANFIGILAWAIGLGIAFRHASDTTRNLLSELSNGVSLIVKVVIRFAPLGIFGLVASTFAESGVEALKGYAHLLVVLLGCMLFVAFVVNPLIVFLKIRRNPYPLVLTCLRESGMTAFFTRSSAANIPVNLQLCERLGLHEDTYSVSIPLGATINMAGAAITITVLTLAAVHTLGIAVDVPTAILLSVVASICACGASGVAGGSLLLIPLACSLFGIPSEVAMQVVAVGFIIAILQDSAETALNSSTDVLFTAAACEAEERKASAA
- a CDS encoding APC family permease; the protein is MSNPPPTAERTQLRKSLKLWQIVMIGLAYLTPMTVFDTFGIVSGISQGHVPTAYLLALAGVLFTAISYGKLVRQFPTAGSAYTYAQRAINPHVGFMVGWSSLLDYLFLPMINALLAKIYLTALFPEVAPWIWVVMFVLIMTLINIKSVNLVANFNTVFVLVQLAIIVVFIGLVIHGLNNGEGTATVLSTQPFFSEHAHLSAMVAGATILCFSFLGFDAVTTLSEETRDAGRVIPRAIFLTALYGGVIFITVSYFLQSYFPTNVRFKEPDAALPEIALYVGGKLFQSIFLCATFINTLASGLASQASVSRLLYVMGRDNVLPERIFGFVHPKWRTPSINVLIVGMVALSAISFDLVTATALINFGALVAFTFVNLSVIVHFYVRGGRNRSLKEHFHYLVLPLLGAAIVAVLWLNLESTSLVMGLIWAGLGFGYLFYLTRSFSRPPPRFQESELSPTQ